A section of the Streptomyces sp. Je 1-369 genome encodes:
- a CDS encoding lysophospholipid acyltransferase family protein: MSRLALIKAVLGPFLRLMFRPRVEGAENIPGTGPVILAGNHLTFIDSMIMPLVANRPVFFIGKDEYVTGKGLKGRLMAWFFTGVGMIPVDRDGGRGGVAALMTGRRILDDGKVFGIYPEGTRSPDGRLYRGRTGIARLTLMTGAPVVPFAMIGTDKLQPGGKGLPRPGKVTVRFGEAMEFSRYDGMDRDRYVLRAVTDSVMTEVMLLSGQEYVDMYATKAKAA, encoded by the coding sequence TTGTCCCGTCTAGCGCTCATCAAGGCAGTGCTCGGACCGTTCTTGCGCCTGATGTTCCGCCCACGGGTAGAAGGCGCCGAGAACATTCCGGGGACCGGGCCGGTCATTCTGGCCGGAAACCACCTGACGTTCATCGACTCGATGATCATGCCGCTGGTGGCCAACCGTCCGGTGTTCTTCATCGGCAAGGACGAGTACGTCACCGGCAAGGGCCTCAAGGGCCGCCTCATGGCGTGGTTCTTCACGGGCGTCGGCATGATCCCCGTGGACCGTGACGGCGGGCGCGGGGGTGTCGCCGCGCTGATGACGGGGCGGCGCATCCTCGACGACGGCAAGGTGTTCGGCATCTACCCCGAGGGCACGAGGTCTCCCGACGGGCGGCTGTACCGGGGGCGTACGGGCATCGCCCGGCTCACCCTCATGACGGGCGCGCCCGTCGTCCCCTTCGCGATGATCGGCACGGACAAGCTCCAGCCGGGCGGCAAGGGCCTCCCCCGGCCGGGGAAGGTGACGGTCCGCTTCGGCGAGGCGATGGAGTTCTCGCGGTACGACGGGATGGACCGTGACCGGTATGTGCTGCGGGCGGTGACGGACTCCGTGATGACGGAGGTCATGTTGCTCTCCGGGCAGGAGTACGTGGACATGTACGCCACGAAGGCGAAGGCGGCGTAG
- a CDS encoding MFS transporter → MTSIHKEAAAPEIERSPGRWLALAVLALAVLLVAVDATVLGLATPYISEDLKPSGTQLLWIGDVYSFVIAGLLVSMGSLGDRIGRKKLLLTGAVAFGAVSVLNSYATSPEMMIVARALLGVAGATLMPSTLALIRNIFHDPRERSLAVGIWGAMASAGAAVGPVVGGFLLEHFWWGSVFLINLPVMAVLVLVGIKFLPESKNPAPGPWDLVSVVLSLIGMIAVVYAIKEAAAHGLRWDVAASAVVGVAALVWFVRRQLTLPAPLLDMRLFRNRGFSGAVLADLLTVLGLSGLVFFLSQFLQLVQGRRPFEAGLAELPAAVGAVGAGLIAGMVARRFSVRLVVAGGLAAVGLSLAVLTALDQSTGYPLLGAALLVVGIGAGFSFTVTADVILSSVPKEQAGAASAVSETAYELGAALGIALLGSIVTGVYRDFTAPPGTPADVASAAHESLGGAVESSTSLPSAQADVLLSSAQSAFVDGLRLAAGVGAAVLLATAAAAWFLLRHQKLEDGVEH, encoded by the coding sequence ATGACCAGCATCCACAAGGAGGCCGCTGCGCCCGAGATCGAGCGCAGCCCCGGCCGCTGGCTCGCTCTCGCCGTGCTCGCGCTCGCCGTGCTCCTCGTCGCCGTCGACGCGACCGTGCTCGGCCTGGCGACGCCGTACATCAGCGAGGACCTCAAGCCCTCCGGCACCCAGCTCCTCTGGATCGGCGACGTCTACTCGTTCGTCATCGCGGGTCTGCTCGTCTCCATGGGCAGCCTCGGCGACCGCATCGGCCGCAAGAAGCTGCTGCTCACCGGAGCGGTCGCCTTCGGCGCGGTGTCGGTCCTGAACTCCTACGCCACCAGTCCCGAGATGATGATCGTGGCCCGCGCGCTGCTCGGAGTCGCGGGCGCGACGCTGATGCCGTCGACGCTGGCGCTGATCCGCAACATCTTCCACGACCCGCGCGAGCGCAGCCTCGCGGTCGGCATCTGGGGCGCCATGGCGTCCGCGGGCGCCGCGGTGGGGCCCGTCGTCGGCGGCTTCCTGCTCGAACACTTCTGGTGGGGTTCGGTCTTCCTCATCAACCTGCCGGTGATGGCCGTGCTCGTCCTGGTCGGCATCAAGTTCCTGCCCGAGTCCAAGAACCCGGCGCCGGGCCCCTGGGACCTGGTCAGCGTCGTGCTCTCCCTCATCGGCATGATCGCCGTCGTGTACGCCATCAAGGAGGCGGCCGCGCACGGGCTGCGCTGGGACGTGGCCGCGTCGGCGGTCGTGGGCGTCGCCGCGCTCGTCTGGTTCGTACGCCGCCAACTCACGCTTCCCGCGCCGCTCCTGGACATGCGGCTCTTCCGCAACCGCGGGTTCTCCGGGGCGGTCCTCGCCGACCTGCTGACCGTCCTCGGCCTCTCCGGCCTGGTCTTCTTCCTCTCCCAGTTCCTGCAGCTCGTGCAGGGGAGGCGGCCGTTCGAGGCGGGCCTCGCCGAACTGCCCGCGGCGGTGGGCGCGGTGGGCGCGGGCCTGATCGCGGGCATGGTGGCGCGCCGCTTCTCGGTACGGCTGGTGGTCGCAGGGGGCCTGGCGGCGGTAGGCCTCTCCCTCGCCGTACTCACGGCACTCGACCAGAGCACGGGCTATCCGCTGCTGGGCGCGGCGCTCCTGGTGGTGGGCATCGGCGCGGGCTTCTCGTTCACGGTGACCGCCGACGTCATCCTCTCCAGCGTCCCCAAGGAACAGGCGGGCGCGGCCTCCGCGGTCTCGGAGACGGCGTACGAGCTGGGCGCGGCGCTAGGCATCGCCCTGCTCGGCTCCATCGTCACGGGCGTCTACCGCGACTTCACGGCGCCACCGGGCACGCCGGCGGACGTGGCGTCGGCGGCGCACGAGTCGCTGGGCGGCGCGGTGGAATCCTCGACGTCGCTCCCCTCCGCCCAGGCGGACGTACTCCTCTCCTCCGCCCAATCGGCCTTCGTGGACGGCCTGCGCCTGGCGGCGGGCGTGGGCGCGGCGGTCCTCCTCGCCACGGCAGCGGCGGCGTGGTTCCTGTTGAGGCACCAGAAACTGGAAGACGGCGTAGAACACTGA
- a CDS encoding TetR/AcrR family transcriptional regulator, with protein MSVDRDQVLRSAAALLTRKATSTMDEVARAAGISRATLHRHFAGRDALVRALEELGLQECEAALVRARLDEDGAGDALRRLVKEIEPAAGLLAFLYTENQLFEGDAQNDGWSHIDDRLASLFRRGQENGEFRIDLTPIWLTEALYGLIGSGAWAVQDGRVAANDFSYMIAELLIGGAQRRVES; from the coding sequence ATGTCAGTCGATCGCGACCAGGTCCTGCGCAGCGCCGCGGCCCTGCTCACCCGCAAAGCCACCTCCACCATGGACGAGGTCGCCCGCGCCGCGGGCATCAGCAGGGCGACCCTCCACCGCCACTTCGCGGGCCGCGACGCCCTCGTGCGCGCCCTCGAAGAGCTCGGCCTCCAGGAGTGCGAGGCCGCCCTCGTCCGGGCCCGGCTCGACGAGGACGGCGCGGGTGACGCGCTGCGGCGCCTGGTGAAGGAGATCGAGCCCGCCGCGGGCCTGCTCGCCTTCCTCTACACCGAGAACCAGCTCTTCGAGGGCGACGCGCAGAACGACGGCTGGTCCCACATCGACGACCGGCTCGCCTCACTCTTCCGGCGGGGTCAGGAGAACGGTGAGTTCCGTATCGACCTGACACCCATCTGGCTCACCGAGGCGCTCTACGGCCTCATCGGCTCCGGCGCCTGGGCCGTCCAGGACGGGCGGGTGGCCGCCAACGACTTCTCGTACATGATCGCCGAGCTGCTGATCGGCGGCGCACAGCGGAGAGTGGAATCATGA
- a CDS encoding aldo/keto reductase encodes MPFARLAAATTPTAHIGLGLAAVGRPGYITLGRDTDLPHSRSVEALRERTLELLDAAYASGVRYIDAARSYGRSEDFLGDWLKARPEIRDVVIGSKWGYTYTADWRTDAEGPHEVKDHSPAAYDRQRAETAELLGDRLDLYQVHSVTPESPALTDKELHARLAGLAAEGVTVGLSVSGPEQAAAIRAALEVTVDGEPLFRTVQATYNILETSAGPALAEAHDAGLTVLIKEGLANGRLADPYAPTVLREVAEEAGLGCDAVALAVLLAEPWAGVVLSGAATSVQLVSNLHAAAVDLDAGQVERLVGLVQDPAAYWEGRARLPWN; translated from the coding sequence ATGCCCTTCGCCAGGCTGGCCGCAGCCACGACCCCGACCGCGCACATAGGGCTCGGTCTCGCCGCCGTCGGCAGGCCCGGTTACATCACGCTCGGCCGCGACACCGACCTGCCGCACTCGCGCAGCGTCGAGGCCCTGCGCGAACGCACCCTCGAACTCCTCGACGCCGCCTACGCGTCGGGGGTCCGCTACATCGACGCGGCCCGCTCGTACGGCCGCTCCGAGGACTTCCTCGGCGACTGGCTGAAGGCCAGGCCCGAGATCCGTGACGTCGTCATCGGCAGCAAGTGGGGCTACACGTACACGGCGGACTGGCGTACCGACGCCGAGGGCCCGCACGAGGTCAAGGACCACAGCCCGGCGGCGTACGACCGGCAGCGCGCCGAGACCGCCGAGCTCCTCGGCGACCGCCTCGACCTCTACCAGGTGCACTCCGTGACGCCCGAGAGCCCCGCGCTCACCGACAAGGAGCTCCACGCCCGCCTCGCCGGGCTCGCGGCCGAGGGCGTCACCGTCGGTCTCTCCGTCAGCGGCCCCGAGCAGGCCGCCGCGATCCGCGCCGCCCTCGAAGTGACCGTCGACGGCGAGCCGCTCTTCCGCACCGTCCAGGCGACGTACAACATCCTGGAGACCTCCGCGGGCCCCGCGCTCGCCGAGGCGCACGACGCGGGGCTCACGGTGCTCATCAAGGAAGGCCTGGCCAACGGCCGCCTCGCGGATCCCTACGCGCCCACCGTGCTGCGCGAGGTCGCCGAGGAGGCGGGCCTCGGCTGCGACGCGGTGGCGCTCGCCGTCCTCCTCGCCGAACCGTGGGCGGGCGTCGTCCTCTCCGGAGCGGCCACGTCGGTCCAGCTGGTCTCCAACCTGCACGCCGCCGCCGTCGACCTCGACGCCGGGCAGGTGGAGCGGCTGGTGGGGCTGGTGCAGGACCCGGCGGCGTACTGGGAGGGCCGCGCGCGGCTGCCCTGGAACTGA
- the argH gene encoding argininosuccinate lyase produces MSSNNGGDVRLWGGRFADGPAEALAKLSASVHFDWRLAPYDIAGSRAHARVLHTAGLLTEDELTGMLDGLDRLEADVADGSFVGTIADEDVHTALERGLLERLGPDLGGKLRAGRSRNDQVATLFRMYLRDHARILGGLLAELQGALVGLAEAHPDVAMPGRTHLQHAQPVLFAHHVLAHVQSLSRDAERLRQWDARTAVSPYGSGALAGSSLGLDPEAVAKELGFEHGSSANSIDGTASRDFVAEFAFITAMIGVNLSRIAEEVIIWNTKEFSFVTLHDAFSTGSSIMPQKKNPDIAELARGKSGRLIGNLTGLMATLKALPLAYNRDLQEDKEPVFDSCDQLEILLPAFTGMMATLTVHRERMEELAPAGFSLATDIAEWLVKQGVPFRVAHEVAGECVKVAEAEGKELDDLTDDQFAEISPHLTPEVRTVLNVPGALASRNGRGGTAPSAVADQLADVKADLSIQKEWAGARG; encoded by the coding sequence GTGAGCAGCAACAACGGCGGTGACGTCCGGCTCTGGGGCGGGCGGTTCGCCGACGGCCCCGCAGAGGCCCTCGCGAAGCTGTCGGCATCGGTCCACTTCGACTGGCGCCTCGCCCCGTACGACATCGCCGGATCCCGCGCCCACGCGCGCGTGCTCCACACCGCGGGCCTGCTCACGGAGGACGAGCTGACCGGCATGCTGGACGGGCTCGACCGCCTGGAGGCCGACGTCGCCGACGGCTCGTTCGTCGGCACGATCGCCGACGAGGACGTCCACACCGCCCTGGAGCGCGGCCTGCTGGAGCGCCTCGGCCCGGACCTCGGCGGCAAGCTGCGCGCCGGACGGTCCCGCAACGACCAGGTGGCGACGCTCTTCAGGATGTACCTGCGCGACCACGCCCGGATCCTCGGCGGCCTGCTCGCCGAACTGCAGGGCGCGCTCGTCGGCCTGGCCGAGGCGCACCCCGACGTCGCCATGCCGGGCCGTACGCACCTGCAGCACGCCCAGCCGGTCCTCTTCGCGCACCACGTCCTCGCGCACGTCCAGTCCCTGTCCCGCGACGCGGAGCGGCTGCGGCAGTGGGACGCGCGGACGGCCGTGTCGCCGTACGGCTCCGGCGCGCTGGCCGGCTCCTCGCTCGGCCTCGACCCGGAGGCGGTCGCCAAGGAGCTGGGCTTCGAGCACGGCTCGTCGGCCAACTCCATCGACGGGACGGCCTCCCGTGACTTCGTCGCCGAGTTCGCCTTCATCACCGCGATGATCGGCGTGAACCTCTCCCGGATCGCGGAGGAGGTCATCATCTGGAACACGAAGGAGTTCTCCTTCGTCACGCTCCACGACGCCTTCTCGACCGGCTCGTCGATCATGCCGCAGAAGAAGAACCCGGACATCGCCGAGCTGGCGCGGGGCAAGTCCGGCCGCCTCATCGGCAACCTGACGGGCCTGATGGCCACCCTCAAGGCCCTCCCGCTCGCGTACAACCGCGACCTCCAGGAGGACAAGGAGCCGGTCTTCGACTCCTGCGACCAGCTGGAGATCCTGCTGCCCGCCTTCACCGGCATGATGGCGACGCTCACCGTCCACCGCGAGCGCATGGAGGAGCTGGCCCCGGCCGGTTTCTCGCTCGCCACCGACATCGCCGAGTGGCTCGTCAAGCAGGGCGTGCCGTTCCGTGTCGCGCACGAGGTCGCGGGCGAGTGCGTGAAGGTCGCCGAGGCCGAGGGCAAGGAACTGGACGACCTCACCGACGACCAGTTCGCCGAGATCTCCCCACACCTGACGCCCGAGGTGCGCACGGTCCTGAACGTGCCGGGCGCGCTCGCCTCCCGCAACGGCCGCGGCGGCACCGCCCCCTCGGCGGTCGCCGACCAGCTCGCCGACGTCAAAGCGGACCTGTCGATCCAGAAGGAGTGGGCGGGCGCCCGCGGGTGA
- a CDS encoding pyridoxamine 5'-phosphate oxidase family protein — MGKTHDRIDGRLRTFIEEQPMFFTATAPLADDGTINLSPKGLKGSFAVVDERTVAYLDFAGSNAETVAHLRENGRITLMWCAFQGPPNIVRVHGRGEPVFRDDPRFTELLAHFPGIDPTPHGLRAVIVVTADVIRDTCGYAVPFMTYDEDRDLHGKRFAREDDASLSAYFTKKDHIAQSIDGLPGLPLPLPPTPAPAEPSM, encoded by the coding sequence ATGGGAAAGACTCACGACCGCATAGACGGCAGGCTCCGCACCTTCATCGAGGAACAGCCGATGTTCTTCACGGCGACCGCGCCCCTCGCCGACGACGGCACGATCAACCTCTCCCCCAAGGGTCTCAAGGGCTCCTTCGCGGTCGTCGACGAACGGACCGTCGCCTACCTGGACTTCGCGGGCAGCAACGCCGAGACCGTCGCCCACCTGCGGGAGAACGGCCGCATCACGCTCATGTGGTGCGCCTTCCAGGGGCCGCCGAACATCGTGCGGGTGCACGGCCGCGGTGAACCGGTCTTCCGCGACGACCCGCGCTTCACGGAGCTCCTCGCCCACTTCCCCGGCATCGACCCGACACCGCACGGGCTGCGCGCCGTCATCGTCGTGACGGCCGACGTCATCCGCGACACCTGCGGGTACGCGGTGCCCTTCATGACGTACGACGAGGACCGCGACCTGCACGGCAAGCGGTTCGCGCGCGAGGACGACGCGTCGCTCAGCGCGTACTTCACGAAGAAGGACCACATCGCCCAGAGCATCGACGGCCTCCCCGGGCTCCCCCTCCCCCTGCCCCCCACCCCCGCACCGGCCGAACCCTCCATGTAG
- a CDS encoding arginine repressor produces the protein MSQAQGNEHADHAGPAVPQTRTARHRRIVDILNRQPVRSQSQLAKLLADDGLTVTQATLSRDLDELNAVKIRNAEGDLIYAVPSEGGFRTPRAPLGESAKEERMRRLSAELLISAEASANLVVLRTPPGAAQFLASAIDQAELHDILGTIAGDDTLMLISREPTGGQALADHLLRLASNEH, from the coding sequence ATGAGCCAGGCGCAAGGCAACGAGCACGCCGACCACGCGGGTCCCGCCGTACCGCAGACCCGCACCGCACGTCACCGCCGGATCGTGGACATCCTCAACCGGCAGCCGGTGCGCTCCCAGAGCCAGCTGGCGAAGCTGCTCGCCGACGACGGCCTGACCGTCACCCAGGCGACGCTCTCCCGCGACCTGGACGAGCTGAACGCGGTGAAGATCCGCAACGCCGAGGGCGACCTCATCTACGCGGTCCCGAGCGAGGGCGGTTTCCGCACCCCGCGCGCACCGCTCGGCGAGTCGGCCAAGGAGGAACGGATGCGGCGCCTCTCCGCGGAACTCCTGATCTCCGCGGAAGCCTCGGCCAACCTCGTCGTCCTGCGCACCCCACCGGGCGCGGCCCAGTTCCTGGCCTCCGCGATCGACCAGGCCGAACTCCACGACATCCTCGGCACGATCGCGGGCGACGACACGCTGATGCTGATCAGCAGGGAGCCGACGGGGGGTCAGGCGCTGGCGGACCATCTGCTGCGGCTGGCTTCTAACGAGCACTAG
- a CDS encoding acetylornithine transaminase, with protein MSNQELTGRWRDALMDNYGTPRLPLVRGAGTKLWDADGNEYLDFVGGIAVNALGHAHPALVEAVSAQMGALGHVSNLFVAEPPVALAEKLLQLFGREGRVYFCNSGAEANEGAFKLGRLTGRPHMVATQGGFHGRTMGALALTGQPGKQEPFVPLPGEVTHVPYGDVDALRAAVTTDTALVIIEPIQGENGVVVPPAGYLKAAREITEATGTLLVLDEVQTGIGRTGHWFEYLAHDGVQPDVVTLAKGLGGGLPLGATVAFGAAAELFKPGHHGTTFGGNPVACAAGRAVIDTIEAEGLLDNTKRAGEKLRDGIESPGHPLVRHVRGSGLLLGIVLTEPLAPRVQQVAQDAGFLVNAPAPDVVRLMPPLNVRDEEVDAFLGALPGILGKALEADGDERSGE; from the coding sequence ATGAGCAACCAGGAGCTGACCGGGCGCTGGCGGGACGCACTCATGGACAACTACGGCACGCCGAGGCTGCCGCTCGTGCGCGGCGCGGGCACCAAGCTGTGGGACGCCGACGGCAACGAGTACCTCGACTTCGTCGGCGGCATCGCGGTCAACGCGCTCGGCCACGCCCACCCGGCGCTCGTCGAGGCCGTGAGCGCCCAGATGGGCGCCCTCGGCCACGTCTCCAACCTCTTCGTAGCCGAGCCGCCCGTCGCGCTCGCCGAGAAGCTGCTGCAGCTCTTCGGCCGTGAAGGCCGGGTGTACTTCTGCAACTCCGGCGCCGAGGCCAACGAGGGCGCGTTCAAGCTCGGCAGGCTGACCGGCCGCCCGCACATGGTCGCGACCCAGGGCGGCTTCCACGGCCGCACGATGGGCGCGCTCGCCCTCACCGGACAGCCCGGCAAGCAGGAGCCGTTCGTACCGCTGCCCGGAGAGGTGACGCACGTCCCCTACGGCGACGTGGACGCCCTCCGCGCAGCCGTGACCACCGACACCGCCCTCGTCATCATCGAGCCGATCCAGGGCGAGAACGGTGTCGTCGTGCCGCCCGCGGGCTACCTCAAGGCGGCCCGCGAGATCACCGAGGCCACCGGCACGCTCCTCGTCCTCGACGAGGTGCAGACCGGAATCGGCCGCACCGGCCACTGGTTCGAGTACCTGGCACACGACGGCGTACAGCCCGACGTCGTCACGCTCGCGAAGGGTCTGGGCGGCGGCCTCCCGCTCGGCGCGACCGTCGCGTTCGGCGCCGCCGCCGAGCTCTTCAAGCCCGGTCACCACGGCACGACGTTCGGCGGGAACCCCGTCGCGTGCGCCGCGGGCCGCGCCGTGATCGACACCATCGAGGCGGAGGGGCTCCTCGACAACACCAAGCGCGCGGGCGAAAAGCTGCGCGACGGAATCGAGTCACCGGGACACCCGCTCGTACGGCATGTAAGGGGCTCGGGCCTCCTGCTGGGTATCGTGCTCACCGAGCCGCTCGCGCCGCGGGTGCAGCAGGTGGCTCAGGACGCCGGCTTCCTCGTGAACGCGCCCGCCCCCGATGTCGTACGGCTGATGCCGCCGCTGAACGTGCGCGACGAAGAGGTGGACGCGTTCCTCGGGGCCCTGCCCGGCATCCTGGGCAAGGCTCTTGAAGCCGACGGGGACGAACGATCCGGAGAATGA
- the argB gene encoding acetylglutamate kinase: protein MSTPTARKHTALPKAEILIEALPWLTRHRGKTVVIKFGGNAMVDEALKAAFAQDVVFLHHAGLKPVVVHGGGPQISKALDRHGIVSEFKAGLRVTTEDAMDVVRMVLAGQVQRELVGLLNQHGPLAVGLTGEDAHTITATKHQPRIEGELVDIGRVGEITEIDTGAIEALLADGRIPVVSSIARSQDDGHVYNVNADTAASALAAALDAETLMVLTDVEGLYEDWPNSDEVISRLTAKELEKLLPELASGMVPKMEGCLHAVRNGVETARVIDGRVQHSILLEIFTDEGIGTMVVPDDDTEGES from the coding sequence ATGAGCACTCCCACCGCGCGCAAGCACACCGCGCTCCCCAAGGCCGAGATCCTCATCGAGGCGCTGCCCTGGCTGACCCGGCACCGCGGCAAGACCGTCGTCATCAAGTTCGGCGGCAACGCCATGGTCGACGAGGCGCTCAAGGCGGCCTTCGCCCAGGACGTCGTCTTCCTGCACCACGCGGGCCTCAAGCCCGTCGTCGTACACGGCGGCGGACCGCAGATCAGCAAGGCCCTCGACCGGCACGGCATCGTCAGCGAGTTCAAGGCGGGCCTGCGCGTCACCACCGAGGACGCCATGGACGTCGTACGCATGGTGCTCGCAGGACAGGTGCAGCGCGAGCTCGTCGGCCTGCTCAACCAGCACGGCCCGCTCGCCGTCGGCCTCACCGGCGAGGACGCCCACACCATCACCGCCACCAAGCACCAGCCCCGCATCGAGGGCGAACTGGTCGACATCGGCCGCGTCGGCGAGATCACCGAGATCGACACGGGCGCCATCGAGGCGCTGCTCGCCGACGGCCGCATCCCGGTCGTCTCCTCGATCGCCCGCTCCCAGGACGACGGACATGTCTACAACGTCAATGCTGATACGGCGGCTTCGGCACTCGCTGCGGCGCTTGATGCCGAGACCCTGATGGTCCTCACCGACGTCGAGGGCCTCTACGAGGACTGGCCGAACTCCGACGAGGTCATCAGCCGCCTCACCGCGAAGGAGCTGGAGAAGCTCCTGCCCGAGCTCGCCAGCGGCATGGTCCCCAAGATGGAGGGCTGCCTGCACGCCGTCCGCAACGGCGTCGAGACGGCCCGCGTGATCGACGGACGTGTCCAGCACTCGATCCTGCTGGAGATCTTCACGGACGAAGGCATCGGCACGATGGTCGTGCCCGACGACGACACTGAGGGGGAGTCATGA
- the argJ gene encoding bifunctional glutamate N-acetyltransferase/amino-acid acetyltransferase ArgJ → MSVTAAKGFTAAGIAAGIKENGNPDLALVVNTGPRLAAAGVFTSNRVKAAPVLWSEQVLKGGLVSAVVLNSGGANACTGPQGFQDTHATAEKVADVLSVNAGEIAVASTGLIGVTLPMDKLLPGVDKAAGELSAHGGEKAAIAIKTTDSVHKTSVVTKDGGWTVGGMAKGAGMLAPGLATMLVVLTTDADLEAGVLDRALRDATRLTFDRVDSDGCMSTNDTVLLLASGAAGVTPEYAEFADAVREVCADLGRQLIGDAEGASKDIKVDVVNAASEADAVEVGRSIARNNLLKCALHGEDPNWGRVLSAIGTTSAAFDPNQLNVAINGVWVCKNGSVGEDRELVDMRYREVVITADLAAGTESATIWTNDLTADYVHENSAYSS, encoded by the coding sequence GTGAGTGTGACGGCAGCCAAGGGATTCACGGCGGCGGGCATCGCCGCCGGCATCAAGGAGAACGGCAACCCGGACCTGGCCCTCGTGGTCAACACCGGGCCCCGCCTGGCCGCCGCGGGCGTCTTCACCTCCAACCGCGTCAAAGCCGCCCCCGTCCTGTGGTCGGAGCAGGTCCTCAAGGGCGGCCTCGTCTCCGCCGTCGTCCTCAACTCCGGTGGCGCCAACGCCTGTACGGGACCGCAGGGCTTCCAGGACACCCACGCCACCGCCGAGAAGGTGGCCGACGTGCTCTCCGTGAACGCGGGCGAAATCGCCGTCGCGTCGACCGGGCTCATCGGCGTGACACTCCCCATGGACAAGCTCCTGCCGGGCGTCGACAAGGCCGCCGGTGAACTCTCCGCGCACGGCGGCGAGAAGGCCGCCATCGCCATCAAGACCACCGACAGCGTGCACAAGACGTCCGTGGTCACCAAGGATGGCGGCTGGACCGTCGGCGGCATGGCCAAGGGTGCGGGCATGCTCGCCCCCGGCCTCGCCACGATGCTCGTAGTGCTGACCACGGACGCCGATCTGGAGGCCGGTGTCCTGGACCGCGCGCTGCGCGACGCCACCCGGCTCACCTTCGACCGCGTCGACTCCGATGGCTGCATGTCGACCAACGACACCGTGCTGCTACTGGCCTCCGGAGCCGCCGGAGTCACCCCGGAGTACGCCGAGTTCGCCGACGCCGTCCGCGAGGTCTGCGCCGACCTCGGCCGCCAGCTCATCGGCGACGCCGAGGGCGCGAGCAAGGACATCAAGGTCGACGTGGTCAACGCCGCGAGCGAGGCCGACGCCGTCGAGGTGGGCCGCTCCATCGCCCGCAACAACCTCCTCAAGTGCGCCCTGCACGGCGAGGACCCCAACTGGGGCCGGGTGCTCTCCGCGATCGGCACCACCTCCGCCGCCTTCGACCCGAACCAGCTCAACGTCGCCATCAACGGCGTCTGGGTCTGCAAGAACGGTTCCGTCGGCGAGGACCGCGAGCTCGTCGACATGCGCTACCGGGAGGTCGTCATCACCGCCGACCTGGCGGCGGGCACCGAGTCCGCGACGATCTGGACCAACGACCTCACCGCGGACTACGTCCACGAGAACAGCGCGTACAGCTCATGA
- the argC gene encoding N-acetyl-gamma-glutamyl-phosphate reductase, with amino-acid sequence MRVRAAVAGASGYAGGELLRLLLAHPEVEIGALTGNTNAGQRLGALQPHLHPLADRILEPTAADVLGGHDVVFLALPHGQSAAVAEQLGPDVLVVDMGADFRLKDAGDWEKFYGSPHAGTWPYGLPELPGARAALAGTKRIAVPGCYPTAVSLALFPAYAADLVEPEAVIVAASGTSGAGKAAKPHLLGSEVMGSMSPYGVGGAHRHTPEMIQNLGAAAGTPVSVSFTPTLAPMPRGILATCSAKAKADVTSESVRDAYAKAFADEPFVRLLPEGQWPATASVYGSNAVQIQVAYDEAAGRVIVISAIDNLTKGTAGGALQSMNIALGLDEATGLTTIGVAP; translated from the coding sequence ATGAGGGTACGCGCAGCAGTGGCAGGGGCGAGTGGGTACGCGGGCGGCGAGCTGCTGCGTCTGCTGCTCGCGCACCCCGAGGTCGAGATCGGTGCCCTCACCGGCAACACGAACGCGGGCCAGCGCCTGGGCGCGCTGCAACCGCATCTCCACCCGCTCGCCGACCGCATCCTGGAGCCGACCGCGGCGGACGTCCTGGGAGGACACGACGTCGTGTTCCTCGCGCTGCCCCACGGTCAGTCCGCCGCCGTCGCCGAGCAGCTCGGACCTGACGTCCTCGTCGTCGACATGGGCGCCGACTTCCGCCTGAAGGACGCGGGCGACTGGGAGAAGTTCTACGGGAGCCCGCACGCCGGGACCTGGCCCTACGGCCTGCCCGAGCTGCCCGGCGCCCGAGCCGCGCTGGCGGGCACCAAGCGGATCGCCGTGCCCGGGTGCTACCCCACCGCCGTCTCCCTCGCGCTCTTCCCCGCGTACGCCGCGGACCTCGTCGAGCCCGAAGCGGTGATCGTCGCGGCGTCCGGTACCTCCGGCGCGGGCAAGGCGGCCAAGCCGCACCTCCTCGGCTCGGAGGTCATGGGCAGCATGTCCCCGTACGGCGTCGGCGGAGCCCACCGGCACACGCCCGAGATGATCCAGAACCTCGGCGCCGCCGCGGGCACCCCCGTCTCCGTCTCCTTCACGCCCACCCTGGCCCCGATGCCCCGCGGCATCCTCGCCACGTGCAGCGCGAAGGCCAAGGCGGACGTCACCTCCGAGTCCGTACGGGACGCGTACGCGAAGGCGTTCGCCGACGAGCCGTTCGTGCGGCTCCTCCCCGAGGGGCAGTGGCCCGCCACCGCCTCCGTGTACGGCTCGAACGCCGTACAGATCCAGGTCGCGTACGACGAGGCGGCCGGGCGCGTCATCGTGATCAGCGCCATCGACAACCTGACCAAGGGCACCGCGGGCGGCGCCCTGCAGAGCATGAACATCGCCCTCGGCCTCGACGAGGCCACCGGGCTCACTACGATCGGAGTCGCGCCGTGA